In Gossypium raimondii isolate GPD5lz unplaced genomic scaffold, ASM2569854v1 Contig00257, whole genome shotgun sequence, a single genomic region encodes these proteins:
- the LOC128037420 gene encoding uncharacterized protein LOC128037420 encodes MGKKEQMKGKAVEVEPLVNEPIKEEEAKEFFKFLKHSEYSIVEKLRKQSARISILALLLSSEEHRNALLKVLNETYVADDISVNKLDRLVNNISADNFIFFSDDEIPSGGRGSTKALHVTARCKGYTLPGVLVDNGSALNVLPLSTLSWLSVDSSHMKVCQSIVRAFDGTKKRVIGRIEVPLRIGPITYEVEFLVMDIKPSYNCLLGRPWIHSAGAVPSSLLQKVKIVLEGRVITINAEEDIIATVTSDAPYVEIDEETIECSFQSLEFVNAMFIAEGSRILVPKISRTTEMGLRLMIGRGASPGKVLGKYLQGKIEAPILKEKFDSYGLGYKPDMKQKNKEVEKRQGRRRARLSGKEVKWEPMSFPYIFTSFVSGGFIHPERGVSRSEDIEEMLENVHVNSIETSGKRALLEICPYEPGSELNNWTAEEIPDEQILPYRESLEIVSLEEGKDVKIGTEIAAKTKQDLTELLREFKDVFAWSYQNMPRLSTSVVVHRFPIKEDYKPVQQKLRRMRPDVVLKIKEEVKRQFNAGFLQEIKYSDWVANIVPVPKKDRNMHPEDMGKTTFITLWGTFCYKVMPFGLKNAGAIYQRAMVTLFHDIMHKEVEVYVDDMIAKSRTEEEHVQVLKRLFLRLRIFQLKLNPAKCTFGARSGKLLGFIVSKKGIEVDPDKVKAIRDLPPPRTKKEV; translated from the exons ATGGGAAAAAAAGAGCAGATGAAAGGGAAGGCAGTGGAAGTTGAACCATTGGTTAATGAGCCAATAAAAGAGGAGGAGGCAAAggaattttttaagtttttgaaacACAGCGAATACAGCATTGTGGAAAAATTACGCAAACAGTCGGCCCGCATTTCTATATTGGCTTTACTTTTAAGTTCAGAAGAACATCGAAATGCGCTATTGAAAGTACTAAATGAAACATATGTGGCGGATGATATTTCGGTGAACAAGCTGGATCGGttggtcaacaatataagtgctgacaattttattttcttcagtGATGACGAAATACCATCTGGAGGGAGGGGTTCTACTAAAGCCCTGCACGTTACTGCCCGATGCAAAGGGTACACACTCCCGGGGGTCCTGGTTGATAATGGATCTGCACTGAACGTATTACCTTTATCTACTCTTAGTTGGTTATCGGTGGATAGTTCGCACATGAAAGTGTGCCAGAGcatagtaagggcatttgatggaacGAAAAAGAGGGTTATAGGGAGAATCGAAGTACCATTAAGGATAGGTCCAATTACTTATGAGGTGGAATTTTTGGTGATGGATATTAAGCCTTCCTACAACTGTTTGTTAGGAAGACCTTGGATACACTCAGCAGGGGCAGTACCTTCATCGCTACTCCAGAAAGTGAAGATAGTGTTAGAGGGTCGGGTGATAACAATAAATGCGGAGGAAGATATCATCGCAACAGTAACTAGTGATGCACCTTATGTGGAGATTGATGAGGAGACAATAGAATGCTCTTTTCAGTCATTAGAATTCGTGAACGCGATGTTTATTGCTGAAGGAAGTAGAATTCTGGTACCAAAAATATCCAGGACCACGGAGATGGGGCTGCGATTGATGATTGGAAGAGGAGCTTCACCCGGGAAAGTATTAGGAAAATACCTTCAAGGAAAAATTGAAGCACCTATACTAAAGGAAAAGTTTGATAGTtatggcttaggatacaagccagacaTGAAGCAGAAGAACAAAGAAGTAGAGAAAAGACAAGGGAGAAGAAGGGCACGGTTGAGCGGGAAAGAGGTTAAGTGGGAGCCTATGTCCTTTCCCTACATATTTACATCTTTTGTATCGGGTGGATTTATTCATCCTGAGCGTGGGGTGTCCAGAAGTGAAGACATTGAAGAGATGTTGGAAAATGTTCATGTCAATTCTATAGAAACATCTGGGAAAAGAGCCTTGTTGGAGATCTGTCCTTACGAACCTGGAAGCGAGCTAAACAactggactgcggaagaaatccct GATGAGCAGATCCTACCTTATAGGGAATCATTAGAAATCGTGAGCCTAGAGGAGGGAAAGGatgtgaaaattggaactgaaatcGCCGCAAAGACAAAGCAAGACCTCACTGAATTGCTTcgagaattcaaagatgttttcgctTGGTCATACCAGAATATGCCCAGACTAAGTACTAGCGTCGTGGTACATCGTTTTCCCATAAAAGAGGATTATAAAccagttcagcagaagctcagGAGGATGAGACCTGATGTggtgctaaaaataaaagaagaggtcaaAAGACAGTTCAATGCTGGGTTCTTACAGGAGATCAAATATTCAGATTGGGTAGCTAACATCGTCCCCGTTCCCAAGAAGGATAGAAAT atgcatcctgaagatatgGGAAAAACAACATTCATTACtttatggggaacattttgttacaaagtaatgCCTTTCGGATTGAAGAATGCGGGAGCAATATATCAAAGGGCTATGGTGACCTTGTTTCATGACATAATGCATAAGGAGGTCgaagtctatgttgatgatatgattgcaaaatctagaACTGAAGAAGAGCATGTTCAAGTCTTGAAAAGattatttttgagattgaggatatttcagctcaagcttaatcctGCAAAATGTACGTTTGGAGCCAGATCAGGGAAGTTGTTAGGCTTCATAGTTAGTAAGAAGGGGATTGAGGTGGACCCGGACAAAGTGAAGGCAATCCGAGACCTGCCTCCTCCGCGCACTAAAAAAGAAGTCTGA